A region from the Streptomyces sp. 3214.6 genome encodes:
- a CDS encoding GntR family transcriptional regulator, with protein sequence MTAPVVHSLREQIREHIVEGIVSGRWKPGERIVERRIATELEVSQTPVREALRELESLRLIESAPNKGVRVRNLTAADLEESYPVRAGLEAIAAELAAQRLAEDCSALEPHVVALYEADRAADGTGQVRHTVGFHRELVRAAGNSVLLHTWEGLGIEVFTALSIRWLGTVQQSYAEEHEELVAAFKRRDPRIAELVKAHVLGCAPRA encoded by the coding sequence ATGACCGCGCCCGTCGTCCACTCGCTGCGCGAACAGATCCGCGAGCACATCGTGGAGGGGATCGTCAGCGGGCGCTGGAAGCCGGGCGAGCGGATCGTGGAGCGGCGGATCGCGACCGAGCTGGAGGTCAGTCAGACGCCGGTGCGGGAGGCGCTGCGGGAGCTGGAGTCGCTGCGGCTGATCGAGTCCGCGCCGAACAAGGGGGTGCGGGTGCGCAACCTGACGGCCGCCGACCTGGAGGAGAGCTACCCCGTCCGGGCCGGTCTGGAGGCGATCGCGGCGGAGCTGGCCGCCCAGCGGCTCGCCGAGGACTGCTCGGCCCTGGAACCGCATGTCGTCGCCCTGTACGAGGCCGACCGCGCGGCCGACGGGACCGGCCAGGTGCGGCACACCGTCGGCTTCCACCGGGAGCTGGTGCGGGCGGCCGGGAACTCGGTGCTGCTGCACACCTGGGAGGGCCTCGGCATCGAGGTGTTCACGGCGCTGTCCATCCGCTGGCTGGGCACCGTGCAGCAGTCGTACGCGGAGGAGCACGAGGAGTTGGTGGCCGCGTTCAAGCGGCGCGACCCGCGCATCGCGGAGTTGGTGAAGGCGCATGTCCTGGGCTGCGCGCCGCGGGCGTGA